A genomic stretch from Shewanella woodyi ATCC 51908 includes:
- the yfaE gene encoding class I ribonucleotide reductase maintenance protein YfaE, translating into MRVSLKTLNFSNFKKAPIVSLQGQPVLLFTQQHTSLLMALEQKKVKLFSECRNGYCGACKTKIISGGVTYHTEPLVHLEKDECLPCCCTPNSDLDLELPTQGVTLTPKREENAKLIPQEQIKETQTVCTDNR; encoded by the coding sequence ATGAGAGTGAGTTTGAAGACTTTGAACTTTAGTAACTTTAAAAAAGCCCCTATCGTCAGCTTGCAAGGCCAACCTGTGCTGCTATTTACCCAGCAGCACACTAGCCTCTTGATGGCATTGGAGCAAAAAAAAGTTAAACTGTTTTCCGAGTGCCGTAATGGGTATTGTGGCGCTTGTAAAACTAAGATAATCAGTGGCGGTGTGACTTATCATACTGAACCACTGGTTCATCTTGAAAAGGATGAGTGCCTTCCCTGTTGCTGTACGCCAAATTCAGATCTCGATCTGGAGCTGCCAACTCAAGGTGTAACCCTTACACCTAAACGCGAAGAAAATGCTAAGTTAATCCCACAAGAGCAGATAAAAGAGACTCAAACGGTTTGCACTGATAATCGTTAA
- the nrdB gene encoding class Ia ribonucleoside-diphosphate reductase subunit beta, translating into MAYSTFCQTPNDARLEPMFLGQSVNVARYDVQKYEVFEKLIEKQLSFFWRPEEVDVSKDKIDYAALPDHEKHIFISNLKYQTLLDSIQGRSPNVAFLPLVSLPELETWIETWSFSETIHSRSYTHIIRNIVNDPSIVFDDIVENEEILKRASDIAEYYDTLIKLTQAFHLLGEGTHMIDGRELIVTKREIKKALYLCMMSVNVLEAIRFYVSFACSFAFAERKVMEGNAKIIRLIARDEALHLNSTQHIIKLMQAGKDDPEMGEIAKECEQQAYDIFVKAAEQEKEWARYLFKDGSMIGLNEQILCQYVEYITNERMKSVNLDLPYAQITNPLPWMKTWLESDSVQVAPQEVEVSSYLVGQIDSSIDESEFEDFEL; encoded by the coding sequence ATGGCCTATTCTACTTTTTGTCAAACCCCTAATGATGCTCGTTTGGAACCTATGTTTTTAGGACAATCGGTCAACGTGGCACGTTACGATGTACAAAAATATGAAGTATTTGAAAAGCTAATTGAGAAACAACTCTCTTTTTTCTGGCGCCCTGAAGAGGTTGATGTCAGTAAAGATAAGATCGATTATGCCGCCCTTCCAGATCATGAGAAGCATATCTTTATCTCTAACCTGAAATACCAGACACTGCTGGATTCAATTCAGGGTCGCTCGCCAAATGTTGCTTTTCTGCCCCTAGTCTCCTTGCCAGAGTTAGAAACCTGGATTGAAACTTGGTCATTTTCAGAGACTATTCATTCACGCTCTTACACTCACATTATTCGTAATATCGTTAATGATCCATCGATTGTATTTGATGATATTGTTGAAAATGAAGAGATTTTAAAGCGCGCAAGTGACATTGCAGAGTACTACGATACGCTTATCAAGCTCACCCAAGCTTTCCACCTATTAGGCGAAGGCACCCATATGATTGACGGTCGAGAGCTTATTGTCACTAAACGTGAGATCAAAAAAGCCCTCTATCTCTGCATGATGTCAGTCAATGTGCTCGAAGCGATCCGTTTCTACGTCAGTTTCGCCTGCTCTTTTGCATTCGCAGAGCGTAAAGTGATGGAAGGTAACGCGAAAATCATTCGCCTAATTGCACGTGATGAAGCCCTGCACCTCAACAGCACTCAACACATCATCAAGCTGATGCAAGCGGGCAAAGATGATCCTGAGATGGGTGAAATAGCGAAAGAGTGTGAGCAGCAAGCTTACGACATCTTTGTTAAAGCCGCTGAGCAGGAGAAAGAGTGGGCAAGATACCTGTTTAAAGATGGCTCTATGATAGGCCTTAATGAACAGATCTTATGCCAATATGTTGAGTACATCACTAACGAGCGCATGAAGTCAGTCAACTTAGATCTACCTTACGCGCAGATAACCAATCCTCTTCCTTGGATGAAAACCTGGTTAGAGAGTGATTCGGTACAGGTAGCGCCGCAGGAAGTGGAAGTATCATCCTATTTGGTTGGACAAATTGACTCATCAATCGATGAGAGTGAGTTTGAAGACTTTGAACTTTAG
- the nrdA gene encoding class 1a ribonucleoside-diphosphate reductase subunit alpha has product MNSNLKVTKRSGEREIIDLDKIHRVITWAAKDLKNVSVSEVELRSHLQFFDGIPTEAIHETIIKAAADLISPESPDYQFLSARLAIFHLRKKAFGQFEPPKLYDHVVKLVEMGKYDTHILQDYTREELDILDGYIDHWRDMDFSYAAVKQLEGKYLVQNRVTHEIYESAQFLYILVAACLFAKYPQETRLDYIKRFYDAVSTFKISLPTPIMAGVRTPTRQFSSCVLIECGDSLDSINATSSSIVKYVSQRAGIGVNAGRIRALGSPIRGGEAFHTGCLPFFKYFQTAVKSCSQGGVRGGAATLFYPIWHLEVESLLVLKNNRGVEDNRIRHLDYGVQINKLMYQRLIQGGVISLFSPSDVPGLYDAFFEDQDEFDRLYLQYEADDSIRKKQVKASELFGLMMQERASTGRIYVQNVDHCNTHSPFDSKVAPIRQSNLCLEIALPTKPLDNVNDPNGEIALCTLSALNLGAIKNLAELEPLADLAVRALDNLLDYQDYPLIAAQKSSMNRRTLGIGVINFANYLAKEGVRYSDGSANNITHKTFEAIQYYLLKASMNLAKEQGACPAFHETTYSKGVLPIDTYKRALDNICDEPLHMDWETLRQDIVTHGLRNSTLSALMPSETSSQISNATNGIEPPRGLISVKSSKDGQLKQVVPDFEKYQYSYELLWQMPNNDGYLQLVGLMQKFVDQAISANTNYDPSRFDNQKVPMQVLLKDLLNAYKLGVKTLYYHNTRDGASDKHDDMVSVEKEDDDCAGGACKI; this is encoded by the coding sequence ATGAATAGCAATCTGAAAGTCACCAAACGTAGTGGCGAACGCGAAATCATCGATCTCGATAAAATACACCGTGTGATCACATGGGCAGCCAAAGACCTAAAAAATGTATCGGTATCAGAAGTTGAACTTCGCTCTCACTTACAGTTTTTTGATGGCATACCGACAGAAGCTATTCATGAGACCATTATTAAAGCCGCAGCCGATCTTATCTCTCCAGAGTCACCTGATTACCAGTTTCTTTCGGCTCGTTTAGCTATCTTCCACCTGCGTAAAAAAGCGTTTGGCCAGTTTGAGCCACCTAAGCTTTATGATCACGTAGTTAAACTCGTTGAAATGGGTAAATATGATACCCATATTCTGCAAGACTATACCCGTGAAGAGTTAGATATATTAGATGGTTATATCGATCACTGGCGTGATATGGACTTCTCCTATGCCGCTGTAAAGCAGTTAGAGGGAAAATATCTGGTTCAAAACCGCGTTACCCATGAAATATATGAGAGTGCACAGTTCCTCTATATTTTGGTCGCGGCTTGTCTATTTGCTAAATACCCTCAAGAGACTCGTCTTGACTATATCAAGCGTTTCTATGATGCGGTTTCAACCTTTAAAATATCACTACCAACGCCCATTATGGCTGGCGTTCGTACGCCTACGCGTCAATTTAGCTCATGTGTATTAATTGAGTGTGGTGATAGCCTAGACTCCATTAACGCGACCTCATCTTCTATCGTGAAGTATGTCAGTCAGCGTGCTGGGATCGGTGTCAATGCAGGGCGTATTCGCGCCTTAGGTAGCCCAATCCGTGGTGGTGAAGCTTTCCATACTGGCTGTCTGCCCTTCTTTAAGTACTTCCAAACTGCGGTAAAGTCTTGCTCGCAAGGTGGCGTACGTGGAGGAGCTGCAACTCTCTTCTACCCGATTTGGCATCTTGAAGTCGAGTCTCTGTTAGTACTTAAAAACAACCGAGGGGTTGAAGATAACCGTATTCGTCACTTAGATTACGGCGTACAGATCAACAAGCTAATGTATCAACGTCTCATTCAAGGCGGCGTGATCAGCCTATTTAGTCCATCGGATGTACCGGGCCTTTATGATGCTTTCTTTGAAGACCAAGATGAGTTCGATCGTCTTTACCTACAATATGAAGCAGATGACAGTATTCGTAAAAAGCAAGTTAAGGCCTCTGAACTCTTTGGTTTGATGATGCAAGAGCGTGCCTCTACTGGCCGTATCTATGTACAGAACGTCGATCACTGTAACACTCACAGTCCATTTGATAGTAAAGTTGCACCAATCAGACAGTCTAACTTATGTCTTGAGATCGCACTGCCAACTAAGCCTCTGGATAATGTGAATGATCCAAACGGTGAGATTGCACTTTGTACTCTATCGGCTCTTAACCTTGGGGCGATCAAGAACCTTGCAGAGCTTGAACCACTAGCAGATCTTGCGGTTCGTGCCCTTGACAACCTATTGGATTATCAAGATTACCCGCTGATCGCAGCTCAAAAGTCGTCAATGAATCGTCGAACTCTGGGTATAGGTGTGATTAACTTTGCTAATTATTTGGCTAAAGAGGGAGTGCGTTACTCTGATGGCTCAGCAAACAACATCACCCATAAGACATTTGAAGCGATTCAATATTACCTATTGAAAGCCTCGATGAACTTGGCTAAAGAGCAAGGTGCATGTCCAGCATTCCATGAGACAACCTATTCGAAGGGCGTATTGCCTATCGATACCTATAAACGTGCTCTGGACAATATTTGTGATGAGCCACTGCACATGGATTGGGAGACACTGCGTCAGGATATCGTGACTCACGGCCTGCGTAACTCTACCCTTTCAGCATTGATGCCATCTGAGACATCCTCACAGATCTCCAATGCAACCAATGGTATCGAGCCACCACGTGGACTTATCAGCGTGAAGTCGAGCAAAGATGGTCAACTTAAGCAGGTTGTTCCTGATTTTGAGAAGTACCAGTACAGCTATGAGTTACTTTGGCAGATGCCAAATAACGACGGTTATTTACAACTCGTTGGTCTAATGCAGAAGTTTGTCGATCAGGCCATTTCCGCTAACACAAACTATGATCCATCTCGTTTTGATAATCAGAAAGTGCCAATGCAGGTACTGCTGAAAGATCTGTTAAATGCCTACAAACTTGGCGTGAAAACACTCTACTATCACAACACACGCGATGGCGCGTCAGATAAACACGATGATATGGTCAGCGTTGAGAAAGAAGACGATGACTGTGCTGGCGGCGCGTGTAAGATCTAA
- a CDS encoding HAD family hydrolase, with amino-acid sequence MASQSQEKSGSSIKAVLFDLDGTLVDTAPDLVAALNLSLAQFNCPQVSLDKMRQVASDGSLALVKAAQPHLNEDKQFELQQGLLRHYTQINGQHSQLFDGISALLAYLDEHAIPYGIVTNKPARFTRPLLDVLGLSISMGTVVSGDSTLFSKPHIAPMLLAAQQIDCPAEQILYLGDAERDLLAADNAGMLGGIAMWGYIGSDATPQNWPSNFTFHSPQDVVELLAQLSS; translated from the coding sequence ATGGCCAGTCAGTCACAAGAGAAAAGCGGTTCCTCTATCAAAGCCGTGCTTTTTGATCTCGACGGTACCTTAGTGGATACCGCCCCGGATCTTGTTGCTGCTTTGAACCTGAGTTTAGCCCAGTTCAACTGCCCCCAAGTCAGTTTGGATAAGATGCGCCAAGTCGCTTCCGATGGCAGTTTAGCACTTGTAAAGGCTGCTCAACCTCATCTTAATGAAGATAAGCAGTTTGAGCTACAGCAGGGGCTACTGCGCCATTATACCCAGATAAATGGTCAGCATAGCCAACTGTTTGATGGGATCTCTGCATTACTTGCTTACCTTGATGAACACGCCATTCCCTATGGCATAGTCACCAATAAACCCGCTCGTTTTACTCGCCCACTTCTTGATGTATTAGGGCTTTCGATTTCAATGGGAACGGTTGTCAGCGGTGATAGCACTCTCTTCTCTAAACCTCATATAGCACCCATGTTACTCGCAGCGCAGCAGATAGATTGCCCTGCAGAGCAGATCCTCTACTTAGGAGATGCAGAGCGAGATCTGCTCGCGGCTGACAATGCAGGAATGCTAGGTGGCATTGCCATGTGGGGATACATAGGCTCAGATGCAACACCGCAAAACTGGCCAAGTAATTTTACTTTTCATTCTCCACAAGATGTGGTTGAGCTTCTGGCACAATTATCCAGCTAA
- the ubiG gene encoding bifunctional 2-polyprenyl-6-hydroxyphenol methylase/3-demethylubiquinol 3-O-methyltransferase UbiG → MQKEINVDPSEIAKFEKMAATWWDPEGEFKPLHRLNPLRLNYIDQTCGGVFGKRVLDVGCGGGILSESMARIGAKVDGLDMGAEPLDVARLHALEVGVEINYIQDTAESHRESHRESYDVITCMEMLEHVPSPRSVIQACADMVKPGGYVFFSTINRNLRAYVETILGAEYILKMLPIGTHDHKKFIKPSELISLAEHAELFCEDATGITFNPLTDTFSYTKNVDVNYMIATKKSES, encoded by the coding sequence ATGCAGAAAGAGATAAATGTTGATCCAAGTGAAATAGCGAAATTTGAAAAGATGGCAGCAACTTGGTGGGATCCTGAGGGTGAATTTAAGCCGCTGCACAGACTTAATCCACTGCGTTTGAACTATATCGATCAAACTTGTGGTGGTGTGTTTGGCAAGCGTGTCCTTGATGTCGGCTGTGGCGGTGGGATCTTATCAGAGAGCATGGCACGTATCGGTGCTAAGGTTGATGGACTCGATATGGGCGCTGAACCATTGGATGTTGCCAGATTACATGCATTAGAGGTGGGCGTTGAGATAAACTATATACAAGATACTGCCGAGTCGCACAGAGAAAGTCATAGAGAGAGTTATGATGTCATCACCTGTATGGAGATGTTAGAGCATGTACCTAGCCCTCGCTCTGTTATACAAGCCTGTGCAGATATGGTGAAACCTGGCGGTTATGTGTTTTTCTCAACGATTAACCGTAATCTGCGAGCCTATGTCGAAACGATACTGGGCGCAGAATATATCCTTAAGATGCTGCCAATCGGCACTCATGATCACAAAAAGTTTATCAAGCCATCGGAGCTTATCTCCCTTGCTGAACATGCTGAGCTATTTTGTGAAGACGCAACCGGTATTACCTTTAACCCATTAACTGATACCTTTAGCTACACAAAAAATGTCGACGTAAACTATATGATAGCGACGAAGAAGAGCGAAAGTTAA
- the gyrA gene encoding DNA gyrase subunit A yields the protein MTDLASSITPINIEDELKNSYLDYAMSVIVGRALPDVRDGLKPVHRRVLFAMSELKNDWNKPYKKSARVVGDVIGKYHPHGDTAVYDTIVRLAQPFSMRYTLIDGQGNFGSVDGDAAAAMRYTEIRMDKVAHQLLADLEKETVDYVPNYDGTEFIPAVLPTRIPTLLVNGSSGIAVGMATNIPPHNLNEVVSGCLALIENPDLTINELMEYIPGPDFPTAGIINGRKGIIDAYHTGRGRAVMRAKAEVEIEDNGRERIIVHEIPYQVNKARLIEKIAELVKDKKIEGISGLRDESDKDGMRIVVEIKRGEVGEVVLNNLYAQTQMQSSFGINMVALTNGQPKLFNLKEMLECFILHRREVVTRRTVFELRKARERAHILESLAIALANIDPIIALIKASPTPAEAKVKLVAEGWELGNVQSMLEKAGDDAARPEWLEPEYGIRDGRYYLTEQQAQAILDLRLHKLTGLEHEKILKEYEELLEIIAALLYILRSSVRLMEVITEELQEVLENFGDERRTVINANEVDMSLEDLINEEDVVVTLSHLGYAKYQALTDYQAQRRGGKGKAATKVKDEDFVEKLLVANTHDTILCFSDFGKMYWLKVYQLPLASRTARGRPIVNILPLSEGERITAILPVREYAEDKYIIMATSHGTVKKTALTAYSNPRANGIIAVNLKDGDQLIGVDITDGSNDIMLFSNEGKVVRFNEKARNSETGEVKLDPETGEEMIALRAMGRTATGVRGIKLEDGQQVVSLIVPKGEGDILTVTENGFGKRTDLAEYPAKSRGTKGVVSIKVSERNGAVVGAVQVGENDEIMLISNKGTLVRTPATGVSSIGRNTQGVTIIRTAEDEKVVGLQRIDEIQEPAPELDEEGNPIIPAVADEAVEATPEGEAPNADDAPEAEPAE from the coding sequence ATGACTGATCTGGCTTCATCTATAACTCCAATTAATATTGAAGACGAATTAAAGAATTCATATCTAGATTACGCGATGAGCGTGATCGTAGGCCGAGCATTACCAGATGTTCGTGATGGCTTAAAGCCAGTACACCGTCGCGTTTTATTTGCGATGAGTGAGCTTAAAAACGATTGGAATAAACCTTATAAAAAGTCGGCTCGTGTTGTCGGCGACGTTATCGGTAAATATCACCCACATGGTGATACTGCTGTTTACGATACTATCGTACGTTTAGCGCAGCCTTTCTCTATGCGCTACACGCTTATCGACGGTCAAGGTAACTTTGGTTCTGTCGATGGTGACGCTGCAGCTGCGATGCGTTATACCGAAATTCGTATGGATAAGGTGGCTCACCAGCTACTCGCCGATCTCGAGAAAGAGACGGTCGATTATGTACCTAACTATGATGGTACAGAGTTTATTCCAGCTGTTTTACCAACACGTATCCCAACCTTATTAGTTAATGGTTCTTCAGGGATCGCGGTTGGTATGGCAACGAACATTCCGCCACATAACTTAAACGAAGTGGTTTCGGGCTGTTTAGCACTGATTGAAAACCCAGATTTAACCATTAATGAGTTAATGGAATACATTCCAGGTCCTGACTTCCCAACGGCTGGTATTATCAATGGCCGTAAAGGGATCATCGATGCATATCATACTGGACGTGGCCGCGCAGTAATGCGTGCTAAAGCGGAAGTGGAGATTGAAGACAATGGTCGCGAGCGTATTATTGTCCATGAGATCCCATACCAGGTAAACAAGGCGCGTCTGATTGAAAAGATCGCTGAGTTAGTTAAAGATAAAAAGATTGAAGGTATCAGCGGCTTACGTGACGAATCTGATAAAGATGGTATGCGTATTGTTGTTGAGATTAAGCGCGGTGAAGTGGGTGAGGTTGTACTTAACAATCTATACGCCCAAACACAGATGCAGAGCTCTTTTGGTATCAACATGGTGGCATTGACCAATGGTCAGCCTAAGTTGTTCAACCTTAAAGAGATGCTTGAGTGCTTTATTCTTCACCGTCGTGAAGTGGTCACTCGTCGTACTGTTTTCGAGCTACGTAAAGCCCGTGAACGTGCGCATATCCTTGAGTCGCTTGCGATTGCATTGGCAAACATTGATCCAATTATCGCCCTGATCAAAGCATCACCAACGCCAGCTGAAGCAAAAGTTAAGCTTGTTGCTGAAGGTTGGGAGCTGGGCAATGTACAAAGCATGCTTGAAAAAGCGGGTGATGATGCTGCACGTCCTGAGTGGTTAGAGCCAGAGTACGGGATCCGTGATGGTCGTTACTACTTAACTGAGCAGCAAGCACAAGCCATTTTGGATCTACGTCTGCACAAGCTAACAGGCTTAGAGCATGAGAAGATCTTAAAAGAGTATGAAGAGCTACTTGAGATCATTGCAGCCCTGCTATACATACTTCGCAGCTCTGTGCGTTTGATGGAAGTTATCACCGAAGAGCTACAAGAAGTGCTTGAAAACTTTGGTGATGAACGTCGTACTGTTATTAATGCGAACGAAGTTGATATGAGTCTTGAAGACTTAATTAACGAAGAAGATGTGGTTGTAACACTTTCTCACCTTGGCTATGCCAAGTATCAAGCGCTAACTGATTACCAAGCCCAACGTCGTGGCGGTAAGGGTAAAGCGGCGACAAAAGTGAAAGACGAAGATTTCGTTGAGAAACTATTGGTTGCCAATACTCACGATACGATTTTGTGTTTCTCTGATTTTGGTAAGATGTACTGGCTGAAAGTTTACCAGTTACCATTAGCTAGCCGTACAGCTCGTGGTCGCCCAATTGTAAATATTCTGCCACTGTCTGAAGGCGAGCGTATTACGGCAATCTTGCCAGTACGTGAATATGCAGAAGATAAGTACATCATCATGGCGACCTCTCACGGTACCGTGAAGAAGACTGCATTGACGGCATACAGCAACCCACGTGCAAACGGCATCATTGCAGTTAACCTGAAAGATGGCGATCAGCTCATTGGTGTTGATATTACCGATGGTAGCAATGACATCATGTTGTTCTCTAATGAAGGTAAAGTCGTTAGATTTAACGAGAAAGCCCGTAACTCTGAGACTGGTGAAGTCAAATTAGATCCTGAAACAGGTGAAGAGATGATCGCACTACGTGCCATGGGCCGTACTGCTACAGGTGTACGTGGTATCAAGCTAGAAGATGGTCAGCAAGTTGTTTCACTGATTGTGCCTAAAGGCGAAGGTGATATCTTAACTGTGACTGAGAACGGATTTGGTAAGCGTACTGACTTAGCTGAATACCCAGCTAAGAGCCGTGGTACTAAAGGCGTGGTTTCTATCAAGGTCAGTGAGCGTAATGGCGCAGTGGTTGGCGCTGTTCAAGTTGGCGAAAATGATGAGATCATGTTGATCAGTAACAAGGGAACCTTGGTACGTACACCTGCAACAGGAGTATCAAGCATTGGTCGTAACACTCAAGGTGTAACGATAATCCGCACCGCTGAAGATGAGAAAGTAGTTGGTCTTCAACGTATCGATGAGATCCAGGAGCCGGCTCCTGAACTTGACGAAGAGGGTAACCCAATCATTCCAGCTGTGGCAGATGAAGCTGTAGAAGCAACACCTGAAGGTGAAGCTCCTAACGCAGATGATGCACCAGAAGCAGAACCTGCAGAATAA
- the serC gene encoding 3-phosphoserine/phosphohydroxythreonine transaminase, with protein sequence MSATYNFCAGPAMLPQAVMEKAQSELLDWNGLGTSVMEISHRSKEFIALTEQAEIDLRELMSIPSNYHVLFMHGGGRGQFSAVVNNFLGNNGKALYLVDGSWSSAAVDEAKKLAGETQIDTLNIVEKDGATSRVSIPNLKELDQDYRYLHYCPNETVDGIEIFEELDSPWPIVADMSSNIMSREIDVSRYGLIYAGAQKNIGPSGLSIVIVKDELLQLPQLPQSSIMDYRLGVKHGSMYNTPPTFAWYLAAEVFKWLKSSGGVGEVQKANERKAGTLYQFIDSCDFYENRVAVENRSVMNVTFYLKDEALNDEFIKQAKAVGLVALKGHRSVGGMRASIYNAMPLEGVEKLVEFMTDFANKNRA encoded by the coding sequence GTGAGCGCGACATACAATTTTTGTGCAGGTCCTGCGATGTTACCCCAAGCTGTAATGGAAAAGGCTCAGAGTGAGCTGCTTGATTGGAATGGACTAGGAACCTCGGTGATGGAGATAAGTCACCGTAGTAAAGAGTTTATAGCCTTAACTGAACAAGCTGAAATTGATTTGCGTGAATTGATGTCAATCCCATCTAACTACCATGTTTTGTTTATGCATGGGGGAGGACGGGGCCAGTTTTCTGCTGTTGTGAATAATTTTTTAGGCAACAATGGAAAGGCGCTCTATTTGGTTGATGGCAGCTGGTCATCGGCTGCAGTCGATGAGGCAAAAAAGCTTGCTGGTGAAACACAGATAGATACGCTCAATATCGTTGAAAAAGATGGCGCTACAAGCCGAGTATCTATTCCTAATCTAAAAGAGCTAGATCAAGATTATCGCTATCTGCATTACTGTCCAAATGAGACTGTTGATGGTATCGAAATTTTTGAAGAGTTAGATTCGCCTTGGCCGATTGTGGCGGATATGTCCTCAAATATTATGTCTCGTGAGATAGATGTGAGTCGTTACGGTTTAATCTACGCCGGTGCACAAAAGAACATTGGCCCGTCTGGGTTAAGTATCGTTATCGTTAAAGATGAACTGTTACAACTGCCGCAACTGCCGCAATCCTCAATCATGGATTATCGTTTAGGTGTTAAACATGGCTCCATGTATAACACGCCTCCAACTTTCGCTTGGTATCTTGCCGCAGAAGTCTTTAAATGGCTAAAATCCTCTGGCGGTGTGGGTGAGGTTCAGAAAGCTAATGAGCGCAAAGCAGGCACTCTGTATCAGTTTATCGATAGCTGTGATTTTTATGAAAATAGAGTCGCTGTGGAGAATCGCTCGGTAATGAATGTGACCTTTTATCTTAAAGATGAAGCGCTTAATGATGAGTTTATCAAGCAAGCCAAAGCGGTCGGTCTTGTAGCATTAAAAGGTCATCGAAGTGTAGGTGGCATGCGGGCGAGTATCTATAATGCGATGCCGCTTGAAGGGGTTGAAAAGCTCGTTGAGTTTATGACTGATTTTGCTAACAAGAATAGAGCTTAA
- a CDS encoding amino acid aminotransferase translates to MFDTLTAMPADPILGLMNKYREDPRANKVDLGVGVYKDELGHTPILTCVKKAEQYRIDTEETKVYIGPTGSADFNTLLSQLAFGNDNPALLANRVRTVSTPGGTGSLRVAADFIKRASSSTKSGEAVIWVSDPTWANHTGLFEAAGVTVKTYPYYDYDTKSLKFDEMKAALSNVGPDDVVLLHACCHNPSGMDLTKEQWDQIIDLTKEQGFTPLIDMAYQGFGDGVDEDAYGVRKMAATVNNMILCSSCSKNFGLYRERIGACSIIGKDTASVNIAFSVLLYVVRCIYSMPPAHGAAIVETILGSQELKQEWLDELTVMRDRINGNRAMLVNKLKEKGVTDNFDFIAQQKGMFSFLGVNPQQVAQLQQDYGIYMVDSSRISIAGIGTGNVDHLAESIAKIL, encoded by the coding sequence ATGTTCGACACACTCACTGCTATGCCTGCAGATCCCATCTTAGGGTTAATGAATAAGTACCGTGAAGATCCCCGAGCTAATAAGGTCGACTTGGGTGTTGGCGTGTATAAAGATGAATTAGGCCACACCCCAATTTTAACCTGCGTTAAAAAAGCTGAGCAATATCGTATTGATACCGAGGAAACCAAAGTTTACATTGGCCCTACTGGTTCTGCTGACTTTAACACCTTGTTAAGTCAACTCGCGTTCGGCAATGATAACCCAGCATTATTGGCTAACCGAGTCCGCACAGTGTCTACTCCTGGTGGTACTGGTTCACTTCGTGTTGCGGCAGACTTTATCAAGCGAGCGAGTAGCAGTACTAAAAGTGGTGAAGCGGTCATTTGGGTTAGCGATCCAACATGGGCGAACCACACTGGTTTATTTGAAGCTGCTGGTGTCACCGTTAAAACCTACCCCTATTATGACTACGATACAAAAAGCCTGAAATTCGATGAGATGAAGGCAGCGCTATCGAATGTGGGCCCAGATGATGTTGTTCTGCTGCATGCTTGCTGTCATAACCCTAGCGGAATGGATTTGACCAAAGAGCAGTGGGATCAGATTATTGATCTAACGAAAGAGCAAGGCTTTACTCCTCTTATCGATATGGCTTATCAAGGCTTTGGAGATGGTGTTGATGAAGATGCTTATGGTGTACGTAAGATGGCAGCGACAGTCAATAATATGATTTTGTGCAGTTCATGCTCTAAAAACTTCGGCCTCTACCGTGAGCGAATTGGTGCCTGCTCAATCATAGGTAAAGATACAGCCTCGGTGAATATCGCCTTCTCAGTACTACTCTATGTTGTTCGTTGCATATACTCTATGCCGCCAGCACATGGCGCAGCGATTGTAGAAACTATCCTCGGCTCACAGGAACTTAAGCAAGAGTGGTTAGATGAGTTAACGGTAATGCGAGATCGCATCAATGGTAATCGTGCCATGTTAGTTAACAAGCTAAAAGAGAAAGGTGTCACGGACAATTTCGACTTTATTGCCCAGCAGAAAGGGATGTTCTCTTTCCTTGGGGTAAATCCACAGCAGGTTGCTCAGCTTCAGCAAGATTATGGGATCTATATGGTTGACTCCAGTCGTATTAGTATCGCAGGGATCGGCACTGGAAATGTTGACCACTTAGCGGAGTCGATAGCAAAAATACTCTAG